DNA from Kluyveromyces marxianus DMKU3-1042 DNA, complete genome, chromosome 8:
AATCAAAATCGGATAGAGTTTTGAAGCTAATGGTAATTTTGGAATTAATTCAACGCATCTAAGAGATGTAGAGTATGAGGACGAATCAAGTTCAAATGGCTGTAGTTCAAATATATGTTCGTTCAAAAATCTGGCAGATATTTCCCTAATTTCAGGAGATTCGTCGAAAAGTTGTAAATATAGCCTGAAAAGGACTTTAGCATCAGAACAATTATTGTATGTGTTTATCAAACATTTAGTGGCAGCAAGCCTTAGTTGATCAGGGCGTTCGTCATCAGAATATTTATCTACTAGGTCCCAGAACTTTGATTCGGGAACCTTTTCGAAACTAGCAATATTCTCTAGTAGGCTACTCTGAAGTATTTCGCTCTTTTGAGAAACTAAAGTTTCATAGTTTGACAGTCTAACTCTGACAGGTGATTTTTGAAGTGCGGAAAGGGCATCCGCTTTCACTTGCACCCATTGTTTTGTGTCTTCTAAGATCTCAACTAAGGAATTGACAACGGATAATTGCTCAGTGGACGAGAGAATATCATAATCCAAACTTTGGAGTGCAGAGCATTGGACTTCAAAGAATGGGGAGCACAGTGCTAACTCCAAAATATCGCATATACTCTCCGCATTTTCAAACCGTAGTAATACTCTTGTTACCGATGCAAGGAATAGCTGCTTACTTCCATCAACAACATACTCGGAGTTTTCTCTTATGAATGCATTTCCTAATATGTTTAGAATTGATCGTTTATCATATTCGGAAAATGCACCGGTAGCGAGTAACAGCTCAGATATTTCCACATATTTTTGTGAGATGGCATAACATGGATGTTCAGATATAAATAAGGCGTAATTGTTATTCAATAATTGCCCGATCACTTCAAGCGAAATCGGAGAAGCCTCCTCCAAAGAGCGTAGAACTAACTCTTTAATTGCTAACATGAAACCATGAATCTTATCTTCTGAACAAGGCGAATTTGTTAATAAAGACAAGAGTTCATAAGCCTTTTCTTTGTGATTCTGTACTAACGAAGCATAAGTTCTAGCTGCCAACTCTCTAATCTTCCAATTAGGGCATCCTAACGCTTTAACTATTTCtacttcaaattcattCAGCCCATCATATGAAAGAGTAGGTTTCAATCTACCTAATATTGTGAAGATCAAAAATATAGATTCAATATTAGCTTGGTAAGAAGGtatatcatcatttgtACCAATTGTTATACCAGCGGATTTTTTTCCACCAAACAACTCTATAGAATCCTTTAAAGTTGCCAAAAGGACCTCACGAATCCCTTTGAATCTGGTAAAAAAGAGTCTTGCACTCATCGTTTTACCCATTTTACCGAAAAGTCTATTTTGTAGAGATGTAAATAACATAACAGAGCAATTTCTCATACACCACAAAGGCGAGGAAAAGTTCTTAAGACAAAGTTCAAGAGTTTTTTGAACATAAGGTGCAGAATGAAGCGAAAGTTTTGACTCGTTGAAAATACTCCTAATACAATTAAATGCATGAACTTGGGGTAAATCCAACTTTTCCTCGTGTTTCAGGATAGGAGTGGATGCTATCTCAAATAACTGCTCAAAAGTCGATTGTAATAATGGTCTCTCTTGATCTGTTTCAGATGACAAAATAGCACTTATCATGAAAGGCAATCCTCCGGAACGTCTTGTAACATACTGACTCTTAGTTCTCAAAGATGAGACACTTTCTTCTAACCATACCTGTAGTAATTGCGGGTAAGCTTTTCTTGCACATTGACATAATTGGACATAAGTAGGAAAAACCGATTGAAAAGCACCACTGTGCCTGATATGTGACAATTGATCTAATAGTATTTGACCGCATTGTTCAATTTGCACTATAGTTAAAGAATCACGAACCAAGATAGTTTTTAGTAAGGCGcttgattctttgatgGAGCGAAATGCATAACTCGTAATTATTTGGTCTGAAATACCACATTTCAGATATTTAATAGGCAAATTTCCTTCTGGGGAGTCGTGGCAAACAATTTCCCTCACATTCTCCCAATTCAATAATATTGTGTCAATCAAACGTTGCAAGATTTCTTtatttgcttcttctttattacACCTTGTAATTACGAGAGATAATGCAGTGAATATACCAGAGACAGGAAGattaatattttcaatCAGATTAGACCTTGCTTCTTTCAGAAGTTGTTCTAGGTTATCCATCAGACTTCTTAAGAGCTTATATTTATTGTCTGATACAATGAAAACGAATTCCATGATTTTTGCACCACCATCACTTGTCTTATATGACAGAAGCATATCCAAAGCTAACCCAAACATAGTTGATTCATCGATGTTGAGATTACTTCTCCCAGATGTACTGAAAGCAATCAAAAGTAAATTTAGCGAATGTTCtctaatatcatcataGTTATTTGTCAAATCATCAATTAAAATTCTTATTAGTGTCGAGtcaaatatattaatattgaATGGATAAGACATTCTTTGTTTGGTATCTAGGAATTTCTCAGGAACAGATGAATCAATACCTGAGACCAATAAATTAGTTACAACCTGGTAGGCCAATGATTTCCGTTGGTACTGAGATCCTGGTGCCATTTGAGTTTTCAAAAACGCGACAAGCCACTTCATGAAATCTTCCGCCAGTTTGATATGTTCTTGCTTATACAGTTGCTCTTCTGGaaatttgttcttttgtttaAGTTTCATTGCATCTCTATTCAATGAATAAGTAGAGTCCCTGATTCTGTTGATGAAAGACTTCAAAGAACTGCAAAAATAGTTCCGAGTTTGCAGGGTGTAATCGACGAAAAAGATAGTCAAGTTATCTTTTAGAATATCATAGATATAAGGTTGAATTTGTTTCGATTTTTTGTTAGAGTAAGTGAGTAGCTCAAAAGTGGCTAATTTATACTTATCTTGTTGAAGTAATGAGAAGATATCCTTCGTTTTGATGTATTTCTCATTGTGAAaaggttcttcttcaatcgCCAATTCTTGACCAATTTTCAGGAGAGACAATAATATTGCATTGCTGAAGTCTTCGTGGTC
Protein-coding regions in this window:
- the TRM732 gene encoding tRNA methylation protein TRM732 — protein: MTVDIISEWKQWLLAYKPSSSVQHGDIEKFLHCFKDIRCILTDSGANDKDRVKCVDVMSILMLKEYQILKKSGKDADNEFVSIIKDKMITIEEGTYLFHYVIDFWTDNTVSMEIPLKNMFEKLLQLMNHLYGQKIMKTVLHQWIKTLISLEDKMKVQYYFLDAFSGQIDLMMLLQWKPNFVEVCFSLVWAETLCTQVGKCLSNVLLNWYKYHFDESSMEKWLDLWKPICCTYLKDPKYTKNIQLYVLSNVFKQLPASFGVFISDHEDFSNAILLSLLKIGQELAIEEEPFHNEKYIKTKDIFSLLQQDKYKLATFELLTYSNKKSKQIQPYIYDILKDNLTIFFVDYTLQTRNYFCSSLKSFINRIRDSTYSLNRDAMKLKQKNKFPEEQLYKQEHIKLAEDFMKWLVAFLKTQMAPGSQYQRKSLAYQVVTNLLVSGIDSSVPEKFLDTKQRMSYPFNINIFDSTLIRILIDDLTNNYDDIREHSLNLLLIAFSTSGRSNLNIDESTMFGLALDMLLSYKTSDGGAKIMEFVFIVSDNKYKLLRSLMDNLEQLLKEARSNLIENINLPVSGIFTALSLVITRCNKEEANKEILQRLIDTILLNWENVREIVCHDSPEGNLPIKYLKCGISDQIITSYAFRSIKESSALLKTILVRDSLTIVQIEQCGQILLDQLSHIRHSGAFQSVFPTYVQLCQCARKAYPQLLQVWLEESVSSLRTKSQYVTRRSGGLPFMISAILSSETDQERPLLQSTFEQLFEIASTPILKHEEKLDLPQVHAFNCIRSIFNESKLSLHSAPYVQKTLELCLKNFSSPLWCMRNCSVMLFTSLQNRLFGKMGKTMSARLFFTRFKGIREVLLATLKDSIELFGGKKSAGITIGTNDDIPSYQANIESIFLIFTILGRLKPTLSYDGLNEFEVEIVKALGCPNWKIRELAARTYASLVQNHKEKAYELLSLLTNSPCSEDKIHGFMLAIKELVLRSLEEASPISLEVIGQLLNNNYALFISEHPCYAISQKYVEISELLLATGAFSEYDKRSILNILGNAFIRENSEYVVDGSKQLFLASVTRVLLRFENAESICDILELALCSPFFEVQCSALQSLDYDILSSTEQLSVVNSLVEILEDTKQWVQVKADALSALQKSPVRVRLSNYETLVSQKSEILQSSLLENIASFEKVPESKFWDLVDKYSDDERPDQLRLAATKCLINTYNNCSDAKVLFRLYLQLFDESPEIREISARFLNEHIFELQPFELDSSSYSTSLRCVELIPKLPLASKLYPILIDHLQKLYGGLKVMESGNLAENHDLFDVEKDNQYRNELELGKQIIQMLQNMEYNIPEETVEQVKDCLSELISNMDSKGKDGFLKWGSNPDIFNKLALQRYLLRSCGKDLSEIDDNLRQLNCHPLLFEI